One part of the Oncorhynchus clarkii lewisi isolate Uvic-CL-2024 chromosome 7, UVic_Ocla_1.0, whole genome shotgun sequence genome encodes these proteins:
- the LOC139413657 gene encoding STE20-like serine/threonine-protein kinase, giving the protein MASLLMRIFRLGPEKKRVKHYENLRRDVDPRETWDTQGELGDGAFGKVYKAQNHTTGALTAAKVMEVRNEEQLDDYITEIDILAACRHNNILGLLDAIFFEGWLWILVEFCPGGALDDIMLELERGLSEQQISEVCCQTLQALCYLHQHHIIHRDLKAGNILLTMEGHVKLADFGVSAKNIHTLQKRATFIGTPYWMAPEVIQCETSKENPYGPKADVWSLGVTLIEAAEMEPPHHSLNPMRVLLKITKSPPPTLSNPRLWSSHFQDFLRRALQKNPEARWGAQQLLAHPFPCAGRDGRALKELIAEAKAEVMEETASLIDHGGSLDEDTIVGLDGGTAQSEKGQEEETMQVPEKPQEGPSIIQAGMSPPPPPPNPDPVSSSTPVKDGGTAGTRVETPNTDRARKLARRLSVWEPGTFLSFLTTGSRRCKSGLWGDTPSIPANQTQQNKEDSPTGQSEEQEVTHPAGERDTGDAEKDLCENVGTGSLEGGITQPIPETNDTGDDAEEKVEGQKKEKDEISNDCEAQDLDLEVVSSSEQEIVGIHTDMNQNSTNDSVGDALDSDNKQPISEAQCSVKEIGILKSAPNNDTKHRVEEAPRQLVHKQSPLVIALSLEMPRPSTKERGETQHSVLDFLDLSTHNHFKMATSGKAEEETKQSKDERTEGTEEEIQKERGEEEQEQDKDEKILEENELHAKRDEEAKHEGSMVEERDKMQINKEGIQDKPYVEEEQEVKVELKTSEGETSNCPDIEKTPDKGMDLEEHEASPEMEDGESKSDIEETVQSEQTGEIQTETEKQRSESTMEVETREKEKCLRADTEDKILDIKVTECENVERAEDRTVEKDEQSKEEDLGLESDNIVIIQAQESNMIIKQEPKEERNKQEDCKGEEKMTDPPTGEPMMRVNLTLESNSGREERGKEEGGKKLEEGGKEEEAGQTQLNILTEQSSTRSQGTATDTVHLNSASNGNWHQVTDNKPKMAATDDQADMTEKDNSTLTVSTMSRPVEELIQNRKTVKRTRKFMVDGREVSVTTSKVLKETDGKERRMRSARRQELQALKLLQREEQREYSQMEQRLQQQREMMFRQIAQEMTGKKQYYDSELERVEKQYVQQSSRMETEHTARLREDARRLKSQQERELNRKAAVLKAQPREEARYLQKQQQELNETLQKGVQEHKRKVASMEWDITVKTQQLKRARESVIWEMEQRHLQEKYHLFKQQVKEQYSLQRQQLTKRHSKDTDRASQFHRALQDEQRAQQAQERTQLQRAQRTEAKARLAHFKQELKTLGLSGQEHRQRLTLFMSEEEGIQRAERQSLQQVHECQLREVQEQCDGNMTELQELQNEKLQLLVDMEKKKIRRLEDEHTLELNEWKDKLACRKEVLEEDLARRRREKEGAKRRGSEPESRFAPRRSRFFSSLNFS; this is encoded by the exons ATGGCATCCCTTCTGATGCGTATCTTTCGTTTGGGCCCGGAGAAGAAGAGGGTGAAGCATTATGAGAACCTCCGGAGAGACGTGGACCCTCGAGAGACCTGGGACACCCAGGGGGAGCTGGGAGACGGGGCCTTTGGGAAGGTCTACAAG GCCCAGAACCACACCACTGGGGCCCTAACTGCTGCTAAAGTGATGGAGGTACGCAACGAGGAGCAGCTTGACGACTATATCACCGAGATCGACATCCTGGCAGCCTGCCGCCATAACAACATCCTTGGGTTGTTGGACGCCATTTTCTTTGAGGGTTGGCTGTGG ATCCTGGTTGAGTTCTGCCCAGGGGGGGCCTTGGATGACATCATGTTAG AGCTGGAGCGGGGCCTGTCTGAGCAGCAGATCAGTGAGGTATGCTGTCAGACCCTGCAGGCTCTGTGCTACCTCCACCAGCACCACATCATCCATAGAGACCTGAAGGCAGGCAACATCCTCCTTACCATGGAGGGACACGTCAAACTGG CCGACTTCGGAGTGTCTGCCAAAAACATACACACCCTCCAGAAAAGAGCCACTTTCATTGGAACCCCTTACTG GATGGCTCCAGAGGTGATCCAGTGTGAGACCTCCAAGGAGAACCCGTATGGCCCCAAGGCGGACGTCTGGTCCCTGGGCGTGACGCTGATCGAGGCTGCAGAGATGGAGCCCCCTCACCACTCACTCAACCCTATGAGGGTCTTGCTCAAGATCACCAAgtcccccccacccaccctcagCAACCCACGCCTCTG GTCCTCCCATTTCCAGGACTTCCTGCGGAGAGCGCTGCAGAAGAACCCTGAGGCCCGGTGGGGAGCCCAGCAGCTCCTGGCGCACCCCTTCCCCTGCGCTGGACGGGATGGTCGAGCCCTGAAGGAACTCATCGCCGAGGCCAAGGCTGAGGTGATGGAGGAGACAGCG TCCCTGATCGACCATGGGGGCTCTCTAGACGAGGACACGATTGTGGGGTTGGATGGAGGGACTGCCCAGTCTGAGAAGGGGCAGGAAGAAGAGACAATGCAGGTACCAGAGAAACCTCAGGAGGGCCCATCTATCATACAGGCTGGTATgagtccaccaccacctccacccaaccctgacccagtctcttcctccacCCCAGTGAAAGATGGGGGCACCGCTGGGACCAGGGTGGAGACTCCCAACACGGACAGGGCCAGAAAGTTGGCCAGGCGTCTGTCGGTCTGGGAGCCAGGgacctttctctcctttctgacCACCGGGTCTCGGCGCTGCAAGTCCGGTCTCTGGGGAGACACACCCTCAATTCCAGCCAATCAGACCCAACAGAACAAGGAGGACAGtcccactggccaatcagaagaGCAGGAAGTGACACatccagcaggagagagagatacaggggatgCGGAGAAGGATCTGTGTGAGAATGTTGGGACGGGCAGCTTGGAGGGAGGGATCACTCAACCCATCCCTGAAACAAATGACACAGGAGATGATGCAGAAGAAAAGGTTGAGGGGCAGAAAAAAGAGAAGGATGAAATTTCAAATGACTGTGAGGCCCAAGACCTTGACCTGGAAGTGGTTTCTTCTTCTGAACAGGAAATAGTAGGCATCCACACTGATATGAACCAAAACAGTACCAATGACTCTGTTGGTGATGCACTTGACTCAGACAATAAACAACCAATTTCTGAGGCTCAATGTTCAGTTAAGGAAATTGGTATCCTTAAATCAGCACCAAATAATGATACTAAGCATAGGGTAGAAGAAGCTCCTCGCCAGTTAGTGCACAAACAAAGTCCACTGGTTATAGCCTTGTCTTTGGAAATGCCCCGCCCATCcacaaaagagagaggagaaacccAGCACTCAGTGCTAGACTTTCTGGATCTCTCCACTCATAAccacttcaagatggccaccagtGGGAAGGCTGAGGAAGAGACAAAACAGAGCAAAGATGAGAGGACGGAAGGGACCGAGGAGGAAATAcaaaaggagaggggagaggaggagcaggagcaggacaagGATGAGAAGATTTTAGAAGAGAATGAACTACATGCTAAGAGAGATGAAGAGGCAAAGCACGAGGGGAGTATGGTAGAAGAAAGGGATAAGATGCAGATAAATAAAGAAGGAATACAAGACAAGCCATATGTAGAAGAAGAACAGGAGGTCAAGGTGGAGTTAAAGACAAGCGAGGGAGAGACAAGCAACTGTCCAGACATTGAGAAAACTCCAGACAAAGGAATGGACTTAGAAGAACATGAAGCAAGTCCTGAAATGGAGGACGGAGAATCTAAGAGTGATATTGAAGAGACTGTACAATCAGAACAAACAGGAGAAATACAGACTGAAACAGAGAAGCAAAGAAGTGAATCAACAATGGAAGTTGAGACCCGTGAAAAGGAGAAGTGTTTGAGGGCAGACACAGAAGATAAAATCCTTGATATCAAAGTGACTGAATGTGAAAatgtagagagagcagaggacagaacagtggaaaaagatgaacagagtaaagaGGAGGACCTTGGATTAGAAAGTGATAACATTGTGATTATCCAAGCACAAGAATCCAATATGATCATAAAGCAGGAACCAAAAGAAGAGAGAAACAAACAAGAAGACTGTAAGGGAGAAGAGAAGATGACTGACCCCCCAACTGGAGAACCTATGATGAGGGTAAACTTGACATTGGAGTCAAATagtgggagggaggaaagagggaaagaggaaggaggGAAGAAGCTGGAGGAAGGAGGtaaggaggaggaggcaggtcAGACCCAATTGAACATATTGACCGAACAGAGCTCAACTAGATCTCAGGGAACAGCTACAGACACAGTACACCTGAACTCAGCATCAAATGGAAACTGGCACCAAGTGACAGACAATAAACCCAAGATGGCTGCCACTGATGACCAAGCTGACATGACAGAGAAAGACAACTCAACATTGACAGTCTCAACAATGTCAAGACCTGTAGAG GAGTTGATCCAAAACAGGAAGACGGTCAAAAGGACCCGGAAGTTCATGGTGGACGGCCGAGAGGTCAGCGTCACCACGTCAAAGGTCCTGAAAGAGACCGATGGGAAAGAGCGGCGCATGCGGTCTGCCAG GCGCCAGGAGCTGCAGGCTTTAAAGCTCCTTcagagggaggagcagagagagtacTCCCAGATGGAGCAGCGGCTgcagcaacagagagagatgatgtTCCGACAGATCGCCCAGGAGATGACA GGCAAGAAGCAGTATTACGACAGTGAGCTGGAGCGGGTAGAAAAGCAGTATGTTCAGCAGAGCAGCCGCATGGAGACAGAGCACACAGCCAGGCTCAGAGAGGATGCACGCAGACTCAAGAGCCAGCAGGAGCGAGAGCTGAACCGCAAGGCTGCTGTACTGAAGGCTCAACCCAGAGAA GAGGCGCGTTActtgcagaagcagcagcaggagctcAATGAGACGCTCCAGAAAGGAGTCCAGGAACACAAGAGGAAGGTGGCCTCTATGGAGTGGGATATCACTGTCAAGACCCAGCAGCTTAAGAGAg CCCGGGAATCAGTAATTTGGGAGATGGAGCAACGTCATCTGCAGGAGAAGTACCACCTCTTCAAGCAGCAGGTGAAGGAGCAGTATTCACTGCAAAGACAACAGCTTACCAAGAGGCACAGCAAA GATACAGACAGGGCGTCCCAGTTCCATCGGGCATTGCAGGATGAGCAGAGGGCCCAACAGGCCCAGGAGAGGACCCAGCTCCAGCGAGCCCAGCGCACCGAGGCCAAGGCCAGGCTGGCCCACTTCAAGCAAGAGTTGAAGACACTGGGCCTGAGTGGGCAAGAGCACAGGCAGCGCCTCACACTG TTTATGTCAGAGGAGGAGGGCATTCAGCGAGCTGAGAGGCAGAGTTTGCAGCAAGTCCATGAGTGCCAGCTGAGGGAGGTGCAGGAGCAGTGTGACGGCAATATGACTGAACTCCAGGAGCTgcag AATGAGAAACTGCAGCTGTTAGTTGATATGGAGAAGAAGAAGATTCGGAGACTGGAGGATGAACACACACTAGAGCTGAACGAGTGGAAAGACAAGCTGGCCTGCAGGAAAGAG gtgtTGGAGGAAGACCTGGCTCGccggaggagagagaaggagggagcgaAGAGACGGGGGAGTGAGCCTGAGTCCCGGTTTGCACCTCGACGCTCACGATTCTTCTCAAGCCTCAACTTCTCTTAA